In Micromonas commoda chromosome 16, complete sequence, the genomic window GATGGAGACCATCGCGCTGTGGGAGCACGACGACGCatcggacgccgaggcgaaaccgacggaggaggacgcgagagccgcgagcGAAGACGCCGCatcgaacgccgccgcggccaagctGGCGcaagacgccgccggcgacgacgacgacgccgagggcaccgcgaagcgcccgtcgcgcgcggaacgACGCATGGCGGACGAGATCTCAGCCAtcctcgaggcgcacgcggcaTCCACGAACGggtccgacggcgacggcctcgagctcggcccggacgagctcgcggcgccgctcgtgcGCTTTGTgctggcgcgcggcgccgcgggcgtcatctccggcgcgcacgtcggcgcgtcgggcgccaccgccgtggacgccctGGAGTGGGTCCGCCGAgagaaagccgcggcggtggaacGAATCTgcggcgtccaccacgcGTCGTTCACGCGCGCCATGCGGGAGCTGGACGGCGTCAGGGACGGCATGCGACGCCTcggggccgcggcgagggcgcaggacgacgcggtcgcgcgatCCGGGGGCGCGTTGCTCCGGTCGATGGACGAATTCGAGCGAGCCGCGTCTGAGGAGCGATCGACGGttgacgccatcgacgcggttCGAGcgtgcgccgacgcggtgcgatgcgcggcgtcgtgcgacgaggcgatggcgcggggcgacttactccgcgccgtgcgacgGTGCGACGAGATCGAGACGACACACGTGCCGAACGTTTCTAAACAcaggggcgcgtcgtcgctggcgGATTTTCTCAGGAttggggcgcggcggtcgcgcgtcAAGGCGGAAAGGTTGGCGCaaagggcggcgcgcgactggctcgtcgcggcgagggacgtcgcggcggcgttcggggcggcggcgatcgcgagggaagccgacggaggaggaggaggcggcggcggaggcggcgcgggggcggacccGGATGTATACGGGGAAATGAACTCAAAGGGCGGggatcggcgtcgtcgcgcggcggcggcggcggacgcgacgcgaaggaaggacccgcgcgcgttgctcgaggcgctggacgggtccatcgacgccgtccgccgcgaggcgtcgtcgtcgtcgtcgtcgtcgtcgtcgcgacttTGGGGGGCAACCGCGGCTTTGGGGGGaaccgcggagctcggcgccgctcatcgcagacccgcgcgcgtgtcgtccgggtccgccaacggggagcgcgcggcggcgaggcgcatCGACTTTGCGCAGGAGGTGATGTccctggacgcgacgcccatCGAACACGCCCCGCGGGAGCCCGTCGATGGGGTTGACGGAGATTtcagcggcgggggcgtgtCGAACGACgggtcgacgggcgcgaactTTCCGGTTTGGAACTTTCCGGATTTGGCGTCTTacgtcgaccccgacgccccGCACGCGGTGCTCAGCCTCAAGCCCTTACTCCGTCTGTGGAACGTGTTCAAGGCGACCGGAAACGgggacgcgttcgcggcgcagaTGCGCAGGGAACGCGcgtcgcagctcgcggcggacctcgacctcggcgcgtcggctcgAAGAAAAAACGCAATCGCGCCGGATGATTTCCTGCGAGACGCCGTCAACTCgaagctcgccaagctcgtcGGGTTCTTCGTCGTCAacgagcgcgtggcgcgtgcgacgggcgggcggttggcgtcgcggcggcagaaccgcgcgatgtgcgcgcgcgcgtgcgacgacCTGGGCTCGCACCTCGCCGAGACGCtatccgtcgccgacgacgcggcggtggcgagagccacgcacgacgccgtggtcgccgccgccgccgccctgcgcgctcgggggtacggcgcgcacggagacgacgacgacgacgacgacgaagggaACGCGGCGGGTGACAAATCCAACCATCTGGAAGGTTTGGAAGttgccgcgcgcgtcgccgcggcttccaggtacgtcgacctcctcgcgaggcacaccgtcgacgaggctctggacgcgtgcgcgctcgagcggctctgcccggcgccggacgggaagtgctcgcgcgcggcgaaggacctcgaggcgttcgccCACGACTTTGCGACGCAGATCGGATCCTTCTACGCGAACAGTCACGGTTCGTACggaaccgacgccgcgagcgcgaagtGTCGCGAGTGCGTCGAAACGTTGGCTCGCGagttcgcgccgagggtgcggCGCAGGCCGGGGTTCAAGGAGTCGCACGCCATGCAGCTCGTCAGGGATTCGGAGTACCtcaacggcgtcgcggcgtcgttggaggcgcgcgccgttcgcgtcgcgctcggcgagtcgCCCAGGTCGGGGTCGCccgatcgacggcgcgaatTCCACCGCCCGACTTCGCACCCCGGGTCGCGCCAATCGAACCAACGCTGGGCTCCTTTCGACGCGTCggaacgcgacgcgatgggcgcgctcgtccagaTCGTCACCGATCGCGTGAACGAGCTCCTGGACACGCACCTGGAGACGCAAACGGATTGGGCACCCGACGCTCCGAACCAAAGGGAatccgacgccatcgcgggaaTAATCGTGTACCTGGACGGCATCCTGCGAGCGTCGAGCGTGGTGGTGCCCAAACGTAACGcgcgggagctcgcggcgcacatcttcgagcacgtcgcggcgcgaacggtcgccgcgcttcgcgacCAACCCGGCGCTCCCTCGGGCGTCAAGAAGTTCACCGCGTTTGCCGTTCGtaacctcgacctcgacgtgTCCGCGCTGGAAGCCTTCGCGGATTCGATGACtgtcgagctcgcgaaggacgACTACACGcaccaggcggcggcgttagGAGGTGGATTAGGatcaggaggaggaggaggtggcggtggtggtggtggcaACGCGAACGGCGGTAACCCGCTTCGATCGCTCGGCaggcttcgcggcgcgatgcgcgagCCCCGAGCGTTTTGCGACTTGATGACGACGGATTTCGAAgccgcttcttcttcttcttcgacgtcgacgaacgAGCCGGGActttcgtcgtcggcgcacaCCTTCGtcggggccgcggcggcgtgcatgCGCGAGCGgtgggacgacgtcgccgagctcgagcggatGGCGCGGACGGTGGACAAGTAccgcgaactcgccgcgacgcagaaGGTGATGCTGCAGCTCAAGGGCGCGGAGAAGGTGTTGGGGTTTAGGCCTTTGGGTAAGAAGAGCGCGGAGGggatcgcgcgggcgctgagagcgcgggcgagcgaGCTGAAGGTGGCGCTCAGCAGGGGcgtggcgagcggcgcgagcgcggcgggggggagcggcggcgaataGGCGAgagccgtcgcggagagggGTGGCGGGCGGCGTGCCAACCGTCTCGCCCCCAGCCAGCGGGGAGATGCTGGAAAAATAACAATCGATTCAAACAGACCGACAACCTCGAATTACGCGGcctctcgaccaatcagcGATCAACAAATGTCCACAATCAAAAAATTCGCAGTTTGGGCGCGAAaccgcgatcgcgcctcTGCGCGTCCGCCCCCACGCGCCACAAGTCGAGTCGCGCCTCGTGcagcgacgccatcgacccTCGGAGTCGCCCTTTCGCGCCGTCCGAGAGAGtacgcgatgctcgcggccgcacccgcggcggcggttcgcgccccgacgcgcccacccgcgctcgtcccccgaggctgcgcgaggcggggaGGTTCGCAGCGAGCAAGCTTCGGgtcccgccccgtcgcgcgcgcgcgtccccgtcccggcgcgtgcgtccgattcgcgaggacggcggcgctcgcatcgcgcgatcgtatcgccgggagcgccgtccgcgccctcgatccgcgtcgtcgatccgcccggtcgtcgtcgtcgtcgcccgcggcggccccgatcttcgtctccgcggcggtcgaggtggacgagagggatgccgacgacgcctccgacCTCGACGTCTTCGACGAACCCACCGTCTCCATCCcgatctccttcttctccatCCTCAAcgtcacccccgcgcgcgcctccccggccgcgatcgaggcggccTACGCCGGCGTCATCaaccgcgagctcgtcgatgggTTCTCGGACGGgtgcctcgcggcgagagccgacctcgtggacgcggcggcgcaggtcCTCTCCGACCCGGACCTCCGGCGCGagcacgaggacgacgtcaagAACGGTCGACTCACGCCGGTACCGGCGTcgcagctcggcggcgccctggcGCTGATGCAGGAGGCTGGCGAGCACGAGTCGGTGATCGAGTACGCCCCCgagtgcctcgccgcggtttCGAGAAACGCCGCcaagggcgcgaggcgcgacatcaccctctccgcggcgctcgcgcactgCGAGCTGTCGCACGACGCCctcaccgcgacgcccccgagggTCGGCGAGGGGTGCGAGCTGCTCGACATCGCGTCCtccatcctcgtcgccgaggcgggccCGGGGTTCAGCAAGGAGCTCCAGGAGACGATCAACCGAACGCTTCAGGAGATGGCGCCCGCGTACGTCATCGAACTCCTCTCCATGCccctcgaggcggagaaggagcgaAAGGAGGGCCTGAGGGCGCTGCGCCAGATCTTGTGGGGCGGGTCCAGAGACGACGTCGGGTCCCTcaacgaccgcgacgcgtaCGTTCGAGAGGTGCACCGACACCTCACGAGCGAGGAAATCGTCGACCtcttcctcgacgcgccgtcggattctcccgccgacgtcgacgagattTACAacgccgccatggcgcaCGTCGTGTGCGGGTACACGCAGCACAGGCCGTCGCTGctgatggacgcggacgagatgttcgcgcagctcgaggacgccgcgtgggTCGCGGCGAATGAAGCTCGCGATCAGTACGCAACCATggcggatgccgccgctcgagcgggcgcgtcgcccaaCTTTGCGCAGCAGCCGCAGGCGGAGCAGGTGAcggtggagcgcgccgtGTGCCAGATCTTGATGGGCCgcatcgaggacgccgcgtacACCCTCGGGTTGACCCAGGAACAGCTGGCGTACGGGATGGCGGACCCGCAGGTTGAGCGTTTCGTCGCCGATAACTCGCCGAGCGGGGACATGACCGAGGGTTTGTGCGCCATGGCGGACAGGtggctcgccgacgtcgcgttcCCGTCCTtcagggacgccgcgcggatcaacccgcccccgacgacgtaCGAGTGGTTCGAGACCCCCAAGGTTCAGAGGTTCTGCACCCGATACGACATGAACCCCGGAGCTCTCAAGTTTGCCGCCGGCGTAGAAAACCTCGGCCGCGGCTTCGGCAAGTTGCTCGAGggcatcgcgtcgtccgtcggcgGGTCCGCAGTCCCGGGGCTTCGCGCCGGTACCGacaccctcgccgacgccgacgcggtctTCTCCCTGAAACCAAAATCGCGTCTGATGCAGTACCTCGTCACCAACAGGCGAgcgggcaccgccgccgtgggcgtgggcgtcgccgtgggcggcgcgctcgtcgccgcgggcgccgtgtCCTACGTCCAGGGCGGAACCACCTTCaactccgccgtcgcgtcgtcgtccaccgcgtcgtcccccgcgtcgctgcgtggcgtcgccgcgaagctcggcgcgggcgtcgccaacgcgggTGATTCCGTCGTCGGTACGTtgttcggcggcggatccgttCCCGAAGTCGACGCCAAGGTTGCAGAGCAGGTGGTTCGCCGGTGGCAGCACGCCAAGGCCCAGGCGCTGGGCGTCGCGCACAACCTCAAACCCCTGGAGCAGGTGCTGGAGGGCCCGATGCTCCAGCAGTGgctgacccgcgcggaggacgttCGGTCGCACGGGTGGGCTTGGGAGTACCAGCTCAACTCGCTGTCAATCGACAAGGTTGAGAGTTTGAGCGAGACGCGAGCGATGGTGGAGGCGACGCTGACGGAGGTGGCCATCCTCAAGgaccgcgcgaggacggaggaggacgacagGTACGAGAGCACGTACAGGGCGAGGTACGAGCTGAGGAGGGGCGAGGGCAGGGGAGGGTACCGGGCGTGGAAGATCATCGGAGGTTCCGTGGTGTACTAAGTCTTGGAGGTTTTTTATAAAAGTCGTCGGAGAGCGTATTTCGAATTCGGTCGCACGCGTCTGCGTAAAGGTCACGTCACGTCCACTCTGACTCGTACAACTCCATCATTGCTTCAGTCACCCCCGGGCACTTGTTATCGACCAGGTACTTCAAGCAGGTCCAGGCTCCGCGTTCGATGGCGATGCCGAGTGCCTCTTCATCCCACGGGCACCCGTTCTCGTGCAACATCTTCAGCGCTTCAGGATCTTGATTATTGACAACAACATGCACCGCAGTGTTGCAAGGGCATCCGTTTCGTAGCGCCCACTGTAATACTTCCAAGTGACCTCCCGTAGCGGCGTATACGCACGTTTCCTCGTCCCAAGAGCACCCGTGAGCACGCAACCACATCAATATTTCCAATTCGTCACCCAGAGCAGCTGCTGCACACGTTTCCGTGTCCCACGGGCACCCGTTCTCGTGCGCCCATTTCAGTGCACTAAGTTGACCGCTGAAGGCAGCTGCGCTGGGCGTACCTTCGTTCCACGGGCATCCGATTTCTCGCAACCACTTTAGAATATGTAAATGTCCATTCCCGGCAGCCGTCATGCACATGGATGCACTGAAGATGGAGCCTTTTTCCCGGAGATATTTGAGCAGTTCGAGTTTCCCTCCCTTCGCAGCACCATCGCAGGCGCCTTCGAGTTGGTCGAGATTCTGGACAACACGTCTGTCAAGACCATCGCGCGGGAGCGTGAAGTACCAATCGAGCACGTGCTTATGCCCATGAAGGCCAGCATAATACATGTCCGCCGGTATCCATGCCTTGAAGTAAGTAGTCAGTGGACCGTCGTGCTTCCAAAGCCACTTCAGAACATCAAGGCGGCCCTCCTCGGAGGCAACTTGTCGCCTCGACCGAAGCTGACCGAGCTGATCGTCGACCTCGGAAGATCTCATGAACTCGACGGGCCCCAACTTGTACACGACGTCCCTGCACTCCTTGTTCACCTGCGCCAGTCGGAAGTGGTCTTGCACGTTGAGCTTGCTCAGAACCTCCGCCTCGAACAGATCGGGCACGTCCCGCAtcagcgcgccgagcagcaCGCCGAAGTCTCCCTCCTTCGAGAGCTTGATCCGTttgctcctcctcggctccatggctgcggcgcgggtcAGCAGTGGCGGCGATATCGACGGAGGGTGCCCTCGAGCTTTTCGGACCCTCGTGGCTTTTTCTGGGACGTGACGAGATTGTGCCTGCCAGCCGTTGGCTCTGTTGGTCGGCACCGAGAAGGCTTCGGGCCCGAGAGTCCAGACGCgtgtcgcgcgcgtgggtcACGGCGGTGAGcagcggcgcgtcgctctccTGCGACCATGTCGGATACGCGGCTGGACGTGACGCGGTGAGCAACCCGCCCGCGAGTGCCCCCACCccgcacccccgcgcccccgcgaaaCGCCCGAATCGAGAATCCAACACGGACAAATCCGGACCACATGCCCCCGCCCCGTCTCTGACCAGCCCCGTTCCCCATCCGACGCGTGAACAGCCTGTGtctggccgcggcggaggacgatgCTGAGCTCATCCACGACATCGTCGAGcggggcggcgtccccgcgacgtcgcacgAGCCCCTCAACCGCATGACCCCGCTCcacttcgccgcgcgagcgggaaacgtcctcgccatcgtcgcgctcgagaagctcggcgcggacgtgaacgccgtggacgccgacCTGAACTCGCCGCTCGTGCTGGCGGTCGAGTCCCACCAGAAAGAGGCGGCGCACACCCTGATGCAGATGGGCGCCACCCTGCACGGTAACGTCCAGAAGGCTGCGCACAAGGGCATCGTCGCCAACCGCATCGCCAACCGCCTGCGAGAGCTCGCCACGCGAAACGACCAGCGCAAGTTCATCGGatacctcgccgcgggagcgaACCCGAACCACctctcgggcggcgccgggtccctcGAGTCTCACGCGCAGTCCaaggccaccgcgcgcggccggttcgacgcggccggcgggCACTCGGGCGGTCAGAGGGAGGTGCACACCCTGCACACCGTCGTggcgagagcggcgccggATGTGGTTCGCGccatcctcgacgccggcgcggacctgCACTCGCCGGACGCCAGGGGACTGACGCCGCTGTACACCGCCatcgagacggacgcggacgacgcggtggtgagGTTGCTGAAGGAACGGGGCGCGGAGCTGGTGTCGAACGCGGTCaaggctcggcgacgggaggcGCTCCCCCAGTGGCTCGCTTCGCACGTGAACGACCTCATCGAGAAGAGGGAGCTCATCAAGGCTAAGCGGTTCATCCAGTGCGGGGTTGACATGAACTTACCCGCGGGGTTCGAGCGCAGGTCCAACGTGGTGATGGCCGCCACCGTGGACGGGTGCGCGGAGCTGCTGGACTGGATGCTCAAAAACGGCGGCAATCCCAACGCCACAAACAGAAAAGGcttcaccgcgctcggcatGGCCATCGAGGCTGGATGTCTCGGCGCCACGCAGGtgcttcgcgccgcgggggcccTCGTGGGTGGCATGGACACGATCAAGCTGCTGTCCACCGCGTGCGTCACCGGCGACCTGCACGGCGTCATCGCCATTCTGAGCAAGGCGAGGAAGGATTCCAAGGCTGaaaacggcggcggcataGACGTCAACACCCGGATGCCCGGAGACAGGACCGTCCTTCATCaagccgcggagggcggccACCATTCGATCatacgcgcgctcgccagggtgggcgcggacgtgcaCGCGCGAGACGGCCACGGGCTCAcgccgctcgccaccgcgatgCTGCGGGGTAagtggctcgccgcgctAGAGCTGCTGCGGTCCGGCGCGTGTCCCAGCGTCAGGGTGTGCGAGACGGAAAGGGCGTTCCTCCGGGCGTTAaagatcgcgcgcgagagcgagGCGAACCTGGTGGCGGTGTACTGGTGCGGGGGTTCGTCCCCGGCGCTGTCGGATAAGTTCATCCAGGCtgcggacggcgcgagggcgcacgAGGCCAAGTGCGCGTTTATAGTGGTTCACGTCTCGGTGGAGGAAATTTCTCGCGGGTGGATGTGGCGGTACATTCCGCGGCCCGGGGAGAAGTAcccgaggctgcgcgccgcgggcggcacgACAGACGAGGCGCGTATCGGCAGGGGAAAGAAAGGGGTCAAGGCTGCGACCGCCGCGTGGCTCAGGAGGGTCAAACCGGCTAACGACGGAGGCGGGCTTCTCACCGAGGTCAAGTCGATCAAGGGCACCGCCGACCACCTCCCtttgcgcgccgccgagagcggcaccgccgccgcctccggatCCGGGCGTCAGTCTTCGTCGTTTCTCATGTCCAGGAAGCTCACCACGGGCAAgggctcgggcgcgttcTCGTTCAAGGTTGGATTGAGCGCCACGCTGGCGCAGGCCCGAAGCCTGGACGCCAGTCAACTCGCCAAGTTACACATCGCCACCCTGAAGCAGGTCAGCGAGGCGACCCCGGACGAGATGCGAGCGcagatggaggcggcgaaggcgcgcgtGGCGAAGTGGTCGCGGTCGTTCATGATTTTTCAGTTTTACTCGGTGCCGGGAGAGTCTGCGGTGACGGAATCCGTCAAGGCTCTGCTGCAGCCGGCTGACGATAACGCGGTGGAGAGTTTCGGGGCGTACTcacccgcgggcgaggccgGGGACGGTAAGAAGAGGAAACGACCGGGGCTCGATTCCGTGGCGAAGAAGATGGCGGGCGCCAGGACCGTGCTGGGATGGGGCGGCATCGAAAACTACTTCGCGGCTGTGCCCAAAAATTCACCGTACTTTACGCGGATTTTGGACAACCACTCCAGGTGCCTGGACAAGATCAAACGCGCGCGCAGGGAgaagcgcgacgagctccgaaACACCCTTCGCGAGATCGCGGAGATGGAAAGGGCGGGATTGggttcggacgacgaggacgccccggctggcggcgcgtccgggcgcgaccggcgcgtgTCTGAAAACGAAAAAAAACTCGAGAAGGAGCGCAAGGAACGGGAGGGGTGGACGCAGGTGTACGGCGTGGAGCTGACCCGGGTTATGGACacggtcccggcggcgacggaggctggcgcggtGGCCGAACAAGACACCGAT contains:
- a CDS encoding predicted protein, with translation MNLPAGFERRSNVVMAATVDGCAELLDWMLKNGGNPNATNRKGFTALGMAIEAGCLGATQVLRAAGALVGGMDTIKLLTVLHQAAEGGHHSIIRALARVGADVHARDGHGLTPLATAMLRGKWLAALELLRSGA
- a CDS encoding predicted protein translates to MEPRRSKRIKLSKEGDFGVLLGALMRDVPDLFEAEVLSKLNVQDHFRLAQVNKECRDVVYKLGPVEFMRSSEVDDQLGQLRSRRQVASEEGRLDVLKWLWKHDGPLTTYFKAWIPADMYYAGLHGHKHVLDWYFTLPRDGLDRRVVQNLDQLEGACDGAAKGGKLELLKYLREKGSIFSASMCMTAAGNGHLHILKWLREIGCPWNEGTPSAAAFSGQLSALKWAHENGCPWDTETCAAAALGDELEILMWLRAHGCSWDEETCVYAATGGHLEVLQWALRNGCPCNTAVHVVVNNQDPEALKMLHENGCPWDEEALGIAIERGAWTCLKYLVDNKCPGVTEAMMELYESEWT
- a CDS encoding predicted protein, which translates into the protein MQLVRDSEYLNGVAASLEARAVRVALGESPRSGSPDRRREFHRPTSHPGSRQSNQRWAPFDASERDAMGALVQIVTDRVNELLDTHLETQTDWAPDAPNQRESDAIAGIIVYLDGILRASSVVVPKRNARELAAHIFEHVAARTVAALRDQPGAPSGVKKFTAFAVRNLDLDVSALEAFADSMTVELAKDDYTHQAAALGGGLGSGGGGGGGGGGGNANGGNPLRSLGRLRGAMREPRAFCDLMTTDFEAASSSSSTSTNEPGLSSSAHTFVGAAAACMRERWDDVAELERMARTVDKYRELAATQKVMLQLKGAEKVLGFRPLGKKSAEGIARALRARASELKVALSRGVASGASAAGGSGGE
- a CDS encoding predicted protein — encoded protein: MGRIEDAAYTLGLTQEQLAYGMADPQVERFVADNSPSGDMTEGLCAMADRWLADVAFPSFRDAARINPPPTTYEWFETPKVQRFCTRYDMNPGALKFAAGVENLGRGFGKLLEGIASSVGGSAVPGLRAGTDTLADADAVFSLKPKSRLMQYLVTNRRAGTAAVGVGVAVGGALVAAGAVSYVQGGTTFNSAVASSSTASSPASLRGVAAKLGAGVANAGDSVVGTLFGGGSVPEVDAKVAEQVVRRWQHAKAQALGVAHNLKPLEQVLEGPMLQQWLTRAEDVRSHGWAWEYQLNSLSIDKVESLSETRAMVEATLTEVAILKDRARTEEDDRYESTYRARYELRRGEGRGGYRAWKIIGGSVVY